A window from Fodinibius salicampi encodes these proteins:
- a CDS encoding sterol desaturase family protein, which produces MPELITVEELMAMGLPPIIIYAAPIMFALVFIEWAISAWRKWDLYDGKDFWASTAIGIGNIIVSSLTKVSIFALILLFYNMMPWRIPYTWWSFPLCFVFLDFCRYWAHRIAHEQRIWWATHVPHHSSEQYNFSVSFRLSWVQGFKVIFFLPVAMAGFHPVVFFICHQIAVLYQFWIHTELIDKLPRPIEFIFTTPSHHRVHHAKDDHYLDKNYGSTLIIWDRIFGTFQPELNTPNYGITKPPESYNPVYLVFHEFIAIWKDLKKAEGWRDWLFILFASPAEQARVEKEKQVEVNSTTVPGEE; this is translated from the coding sequence ATGCCCGAACTGATTACTGTTGAAGAGCTCATGGCGATGGGACTTCCCCCGATTATTATTTATGCGGCACCTATTATGTTTGCTCTCGTATTTATTGAGTGGGCCATTAGTGCCTGGCGGAAATGGGATCTTTATGATGGCAAGGATTTTTGGGCATCCACGGCCATAGGAATCGGCAATATTATTGTAAGTTCACTTACAAAGGTAAGTATTTTTGCTCTTATCCTGTTGTTTTATAATATGATGCCCTGGCGAATACCCTATACCTGGTGGTCGTTCCCATTGTGCTTTGTATTTCTTGATTTTTGCAGGTATTGGGCACATCGTATAGCACACGAGCAACGCATTTGGTGGGCTACCCATGTACCGCATCATTCCTCGGAGCAGTATAATTTCTCGGTTTCATTCCGTCTCTCTTGGGTTCAGGGCTTTAAAGTGATCTTCTTCTTACCTGTAGCAATGGCTGGCTTCCATCCCGTGGTGTTCTTTATATGTCATCAGATAGCAGTTTTGTACCAGTTTTGGATTCATACAGAGCTTATCGACAAGCTGCCCAGACCCATAGAATTTATTTTTACTACTCCGTCTCATCATAGGGTCCATCATGCAAAGGATGATCACTATTTGGATAAAAATTATGGTTCCACATTGATTATATGGGATCGGATATTCGGAACATTCCAGCCTGAGCTCAATACGCCTAACTACGGAATTACAAAGCCGCCGGAATCGTATAACCCGGTTTATCTGGTATTCCATGAATTTATTGCTATCTGGAAAGATCTGAAAAAAGCTGAAGGCTGGCGGGATTGGCTGTTTATTTTATTTGCAAGTCCTGCCGAACAGGCTCGTGTTGAAAAAGAGAAACAGGTTGAAGTGAATAGCACTACGGTTCCGGGAGAAGAATAA
- a CDS encoding CynX/NimT family MFS transporter yields MAASSPYEQNSTLQNILLISGIVLIALNLRPALAGVGPLIGTIRNTTGLSNTMLGLLTTLPLLAFGVISTLTPLFTRRLGIEGTMALAMGILTGGLFLRVIPTNFALFGGTLLAGIAIAFGNVLLPSIVKRDFPNHTGIMTSVYSSILGLGAAIAAGISVPLAFDLNWGWHWSLGAWGFVAALAFIFWLPQLKDLTLPRNKKTFLTSLKELGNSLTAWQVALFMGLQSLAFYVILAWLPEILQDRGLTATSAGWMLSLSQGMGVVGTIFIPLWADKTNDQRGLVWILLGMEAISLMGLLFPDPFLVGLWVSLIGFSLGGSFGLSLLFIVLRSHDTEAATALSGMAQSIGYLLAAIGPTLFGALHDITEAWVVPLVFLFIVAIAKLFAGLGAGKPQEIN; encoded by the coding sequence ATGGCAGCCTCTTCTCCCTACGAGCAAAATTCTACTTTACAGAATATTCTCCTTATCAGTGGAATTGTACTTATTGCTCTTAACTTACGACCAGCTCTTGCAGGGGTAGGACCTCTTATTGGGACGATCCGGAATACTACCGGACTTTCCAATACGATGCTTGGCTTGTTGACAACACTGCCTCTGCTTGCTTTTGGCGTAATCTCCACCCTTACCCCTTTATTTACCCGCCGGCTGGGTATTGAAGGCACAATGGCGCTAGCAATGGGAATACTAACCGGGGGGCTTTTTCTTCGCGTAATCCCAACCAACTTTGCCCTTTTCGGGGGCACCCTTCTGGCGGGTATTGCCATTGCATTTGGAAATGTACTACTGCCCAGTATAGTTAAGCGCGATTTTCCTAATCACACAGGAATTATGACCAGCGTATATTCAAGTATTTTAGGGCTTGGTGCCGCCATTGCCGCGGGTATTAGTGTTCCCCTGGCTTTCGACCTGAATTGGGGCTGGCATTGGTCACTCGGAGCCTGGGGTTTTGTTGCTGCCCTCGCTTTTATCTTCTGGCTTCCCCAATTAAAAGATCTCACGCTTCCCAGAAACAAGAAAACCTTCCTGACCTCTTTAAAAGAACTTGGGAATTCTTTAACTGCCTGGCAAGTGGCCCTTTTTATGGGGCTCCAGTCACTGGCATTCTATGTAATTTTAGCATGGCTGCCAGAAATTCTTCAGGATAGAGGGCTTACAGCAACTTCCGCCGGATGGATGTTATCGCTTTCGCAGGGGATGGGCGTGGTAGGAACCATTTTCATACCATTATGGGCCGACAAAACTAACGATCAACGAGGCCTCGTTTGGATTTTATTAGGTATGGAGGCTATAAGTCTCATGGGACTTTTATTTCCGGATCCGTTTTTAGTCGGACTTTGGGTTTCCCTTATTGGCTTTTCACTCGGAGGGAGCTTTGGCTTGTCGCTGCTTTTTATTGTTCTGCGTTCCCACGATACCGAAGCGGCCACGGCTCTTTCTGGCATGGCACAATCGATCGGATACCTTTTAGCAGCAATTGGACCAACCCTTTTTGGTGCACTTCATGATATAACGGAAGCCTGGGTAGTTCCGCTTGTCTTTCTCTTTATAGTAGCTATAGCAAAACTTTTTGCAGGTCTTGGGGCTGGAAAGCCACAGGAAATAAACTAA
- a CDS encoding 5' nucleotidase, NT5C type translates to MSIVYVDMDNVLVDFPWGIDQLSEELRQKYEGDFDEVPDFFRDLPPVDGAIEGFRTLQEHFDTYILSTAPWNNPSAWTDKHLWVKKHLPKTGHKRLILSHHKNLNYGDYLIDDRKANGVVNFRGEHIHFESPEFPDWDSVLDYLL, encoded by the coding sequence ATGAGTATTGTATATGTGGATATGGATAATGTACTGGTAGATTTTCCGTGGGGAATTGATCAATTATCGGAAGAGCTCAGGCAGAAATATGAAGGCGATTTTGATGAGGTCCCAGACTTTTTCAGAGATTTGCCACCAGTGGATGGGGCAATTGAGGGATTTCGTACCCTTCAGGAACATTTCGATACCTATATACTTTCAACGGCACCCTGGAATAATCCCTCCGCATGGACAGACAAGCATTTATGGGTAAAAAAACATCTGCCCAAAACCGGACACAAACGGCTTATATTGAGTCATCACAAAAATTTAAATTACGGCGATTACCTCATCGATGACAGAAAAGCCAATGGTGTAGTAAATTTCAGGGGCGAGCATATCCATTTTGAAAGCCCTGAATTTCCCGACTGGGATTCGGTGTTGGATTACTTGCTCTAG
- a CDS encoding Gfo/Idh/MocA family protein yields MKTLRVGFIGSGFIAHFMAKAMKQVRNLELTAVYNRSGAQELAQFAKDNRLGNCEIYDSIEEVCQNCDAVAVLAPNFARVELVEEIVDAVEGGVELRGIICEKPLGRTIAEAQRLVELADSVNLLTAYFENQIHMRAINNALEQLQPQQKTMGSFTLARSTEEHAGPHNSWFWDPRKQGGGVLSDMGCHSIAVSRHILTPKGKAPDFLQVESVQADTSLLKWGQPQYRKKLKEEYGVDYAETPAEDFCTGLVTFRNPETDQIVKAQFTDSWMYDKQGLRITMDALGPGYAMEVNTLISPLEVFIGDDAADAVADAETALEKSTASRGLLAVQPNEADLYGYVGELEEMKNAFLDNRDAYLDWNYGLDITRICQAAYMAAEQQQTIDLTDPQVSKELDNYQSLISQGEGAQVL; encoded by the coding sequence ATGAAAACACTCAGAGTTGGCTTTATAGGATCAGGATTTATTGCACATTTTATGGCTAAAGCCATGAAGCAGGTGCGCAACTTAGAGCTAACAGCCGTCTATAACCGGAGCGGTGCCCAAGAGTTAGCACAATTTGCAAAAGATAATCGCCTTGGGAATTGTGAAATATATGATTCCATTGAAGAAGTCTGTCAAAATTGCGACGCCGTAGCGGTACTGGCTCCTAACTTTGCCCGGGTAGAATTGGTAGAGGAAATTGTTGATGCCGTAGAGGGAGGAGTGGAACTGCGAGGTATTATCTGTGAAAAACCATTGGGACGTACTATTGCGGAGGCTCAACGCTTGGTAGAGTTAGCTGATTCCGTAAATTTATTAACGGCCTATTTCGAAAACCAAATTCACATGCGAGCCATTAATAATGCCTTGGAACAGCTCCAGCCTCAACAAAAAACCATGGGCTCTTTTACCCTGGCTCGTAGTACCGAAGAGCATGCCGGCCCTCATAACAGCTGGTTCTGGGATCCACGTAAACAAGGTGGGGGTGTTCTCTCCGACATGGGTTGTCACAGCATTGCTGTTTCACGTCATATTTTAACTCCCAAGGGCAAAGCTCCCGATTTTTTACAGGTTGAGTCGGTACAGGCAGACACTTCCTTACTTAAATGGGGCCAACCTCAATACCGAAAAAAGCTGAAGGAAGAATACGGGGTAGATTACGCCGAAACACCGGCAGAAGATTTTTGTACGGGACTTGTTACCTTTCGGAATCCGGAAACCGACCAAATAGTTAAGGCACAGTTTACCGATTCCTGGATGTATGATAAACAGGGTCTTCGCATCACCATGGATGCTCTTGGTCCCGGTTACGCAATGGAAGTCAATACCCTTATATCCCCTCTCGAAGTCTTTATTGGAGATGATGCTGCTGATGCAGTTGCAGATGCCGAAACGGCACTCGAAAAATCAACCGCCTCACGTGGCTTGCTTGCAGTACAGCCAAACGAAGCTGACCTATATGGCTACGTAGGTGAACTTGAGGAGATGAAAAATGCTTTTCTTGATAATAGAGATGCCTATCTGGACTGGAACTATGGCCTGGATATTACACGTATCTGTCAGGCGGCTTATATGGCGGCAGAGCAACAGCAAACGATTGATCTTACCGATCCCCAAGTTAGCAAAGAGCTTGATAATTACCAGTCACTCATTTCACAAGGTGAGGGTGCCCAGGTACTTTAG
- a CDS encoding DEAD/DEAH box helicase, producing the protein MTDLTFAELNLSQPILQGLTDMGFEEPTPVQTQCIPPLLNQKDIVGQAQTGTGKTAAFGIPVVQQTDISVQEVQTIIMCPTRELAIQVTGELIKIGKHIDGLHVVPVYGGQSISRQIKALKRGAHIVVGTPGRTIDHLRRGTMKLDQLQRVVFDEADEMLNMGFRDDMEQILSYADQPVQTIMFSATMSKGIQKIMKRYMNNPQTIAIERKKVTAPNIEQYVVEVRDSVRTEAICRFMDINGFKLALVFCNTKRKTEKVSRELQSRGYSTDFINGDLNQNQRDRVMAKFRSGAIDILVGTDVAARGLDIEDIEVVFNYDIPHDPEYYVHRIGRTGRAGRSGMAITFTTKNKKKQLRSIEKQIKNQLQPLNLPSTAEVQESRITGEMDDLVEVLEKGSLRPFIEQIESFADDRFTTIEVAAALLKKVTAASESPDQSDSTSKSYDDSAMIKMHFNVGKKNNVYPGDLVGAIAGESNVPGNVIGNIDIHPHHSFVDVPGKHVEDVLKFMNSNRVKGKKVRVKVA; encoded by the coding sequence ATGACAGATTTGACTTTTGCTGAGCTTAATCTCAGCCAACCTATTCTTCAAGGTCTCACAGATATGGGATTTGAAGAGCCCACACCCGTTCAGACACAATGCATTCCTCCGCTATTAAATCAAAAGGATATAGTAGGACAAGCCCAGACGGGAACCGGTAAAACAGCAGCTTTTGGTATTCCTGTTGTTCAACAGACCGATATTTCGGTACAGGAAGTGCAGACCATTATAATGTGTCCTACCCGCGAGCTTGCAATTCAGGTTACTGGAGAACTTATTAAAATAGGCAAGCATATAGATGGATTGCATGTAGTTCCGGTTTATGGGGGACAATCTATATCCCGGCAGATTAAAGCCCTGAAACGAGGTGCCCATATTGTGGTAGGAACTCCCGGACGTACGATTGACCACCTTCGAAGAGGCACCATGAAATTAGATCAATTGCAGCGCGTTGTTTTTGATGAAGCCGATGAAATGCTGAATATGGGTTTCCGGGATGATATGGAGCAAATCCTATCGTATGCGGATCAGCCCGTTCAGACGATTATGTTTTCAGCGACGATGTCTAAAGGCATCCAAAAAATTATGAAGCGGTACATGAATAATCCGCAGACTATCGCTATTGAGCGTAAAAAAGTTACGGCTCCGAATATCGAGCAATATGTGGTGGAAGTACGTGATTCGGTACGGACGGAAGCTATCTGTCGATTTATGGATATCAATGGATTTAAACTGGCTCTGGTTTTTTGCAATACAAAGCGAAAAACAGAAAAAGTGAGCAGAGAACTGCAATCCCGCGGTTATTCTACGGATTTTATTAATGGTGATCTTAACCAAAATCAGCGGGACCGAGTCATGGCAAAATTCCGCAGCGGAGCCATTGATATTTTGGTAGGTACGGATGTAGCGGCGCGTGGACTTGATATCGAGGATATTGAAGTGGTATTCAATTATGATATTCCACATGATCCGGAATATTATGTGCATCGCATTGGTCGAACCGGACGTGCGGGTCGATCAGGAATGGCTATTACTTTTACGACCAAAAATAAAAAGAAACAGCTTCGTAGTATTGAGAAGCAAATTAAGAACCAGTTACAGCCACTGAATTTACCATCTACAGCAGAGGTGCAGGAATCACGTATAACCGGTGAAATGGATGACTTGGTAGAAGTGCTGGAGAAGGGTAGTTTACGGCCTTTCATTGAGCAGATAGAATCTTTTGCGGATGATCGTTTTACAACCATTGAAGTTGCAGCAGCGTTATTAAAGAAGGTTACTGCCGCTAGTGAATCGCCGGATCAATCCGATAGTACAAGCAAAAGTTATGATGATTCAGCAATGATAAAGATGCATTTTAATGTGGGTAAGAAAAATAATGTCTATCCCGGTGACTTGGTGGGAGCCATTGCAGGAGAATCTAACGTTCCCGGTAATGTTATAGGCAATATTGATATCCATCCTCACCATTCTTTTGTGGATGTTCCTGGTAAGCATGTAGAAGATGTATTGAAGTTTATGAATAGTAACCGGGTAAAAGGAAAGAAAGTCAGGGTAAAAGTAGCTTAA
- a CDS encoding universal stress protein codes for METIKKILVPTDFSKNAESAYAHSQEIAHHFDAKVDFIHIIPTLKYFHESISRLEGSLDTEGEIYPKAQKEAVQKLNELMDTHLADEHRGEAICRIGRKPSSRMLDWAEAGDYDLIVMASKGRHDSHLLRGSTTEKVIRHSEIPVFTVDAGLSSKGLERILLPTDGSKISLSALSMALLIADIYKAKITFYHAIELYGSSLDDGRERNPEKSDEENIYEALIDSLEDYLDGENLENIQINRGEVDFEDQFVITEGASSHTVNFHTVIEKSVTAHVGIENYAGEHADVVVMATHGHSGWAHLFLGSTTEKVAQYLDIPVVTVKPDVSKLRER; via the coding sequence ATGGAGACTATTAAAAAAATTTTAGTACCTACTGACTTTTCTAAAAATGCTGAATCGGCCTATGCACACAGCCAGGAAATTGCTCATCATTTTGATGCCAAAGTCGATTTCATCCATATAATTCCTACACTGAAGTATTTTCATGAGAGTATTTCGAGGTTGGAAGGTTCTTTGGATACAGAAGGAGAGATATATCCCAAAGCTCAAAAAGAAGCGGTCCAAAAATTGAACGAGCTTATGGATACTCACCTTGCTGATGAGCACAGAGGAGAGGCTATTTGCAGAATAGGTCGGAAGCCGTCGTCCAGAATGTTGGACTGGGCCGAAGCAGGAGACTATGACCTGATCGTGATGGCTTCCAAAGGCCGCCATGATTCCCATTTATTGCGAGGGTCAACAACGGAGAAGGTGATCAGACATTCCGAAATTCCGGTATTCACGGTGGATGCCGGGTTATCGTCCAAGGGGTTAGAGCGCATATTATTGCCTACTGATGGTTCAAAAATATCCTTGTCTGCTCTCTCAATGGCACTTTTGATAGCTGATATTTATAAAGCGAAAATCACTTTTTATCACGCCATTGAGCTATATGGTAGTTCCCTGGATGATGGCAGGGAACGGAATCCTGAAAAATCAGATGAAGAAAATATTTATGAAGCACTAATAGATTCGCTGGAAGATTATCTGGATGGTGAGAATCTGGAAAATATCCAGATTAACCGTGGGGAAGTAGATTTTGAGGATCAGTTTGTCATAACAGAGGGCGCCTCAAGTCATACAGTGAATTTCCATACGGTTATAGAGAAAAGCGTTACTGCTCATGTAGGTATCGAAAACTATGCCGGTGAGCATGCAGATGTTGTGGTGATGGCTACGCACGGGCATAGCGGCTGGGCACACCTCTTTCTGGGTTCCACAACCGAAAAGGTCGCCCAATATCTTGATATTCCGGTCGTAACCGTGAAGCCTGATGTTTCTAAATTGAGAGAGCGGTAG